In the Primulina tabacum isolate GXHZ01 chromosome 7, ASM2559414v2, whole genome shotgun sequence genome, ATTGCAGGTCTACTTTGGAAAGACGAAGGAGATGGTTTGTACACTGCGACCACCGTCCGAAGTCGTGATGAGACTTCCAGACAGCTCAATGTAACCCATTGTCAAGATATCATCCTGTCATCTCCCCTAAACATTTCACCAGCATAAAAAAACTTAAGGTTTTGTGTGTCTTGTTCCTCCGGCGCCTGCATCAATTGATAAAGATACATATAGTTTGAAACCCCAGACTTGTATTCTGATATCTTTGATCCACCTAGAAATTCATTTTCATGTTTCGCTTGCGGAGAACGTGTTGGAGATTAGTTTACGTTTCATGAATCACTTTTTTGGTTGAAATAACTTATTCATCGCATCAATTTAAACTATCcaatttgaatttataattttcaaattacaTATCAACACTAAAACCGAATTGAAAATTTAGACCAGTGTGTCTtcgtcaaatttttttttttcattaccATTATTTAGTTGTTTTTACAGAGTAATCTTAAAATCtcttataaaaatgttaaaatcaaCTGGAAGAAATTATTCAAAACTTTTTGGCAATGATTAGATTTTAATTTTGTGGCGATGATTCATAATTATATCTATATAGTTTGTCCCTATTTCAAATTTTGTCTCTAAAGTTTTGTTTGGGTTAATTATGTCCCGCAACTTTTAAATTATGTCATGATCTTGTCTCAATCATTAGTTTAATATTACGAGTTGACGATTAATGCATGTATAAGGTAACAGTAGTCTCTCGGATTAAACGGTCAGCATCCTCCATTATATCTAATTTAATCTTATTCTACATCTCTAAGCTCTAATTTAAACGTTCAGTTTATGAGTGAAATTAAGAATTATGTATGTTGATTGTTGTGCACCGACTATCAACTTTTAACGCTGAACTAACTGTTTGGACGAAATCGAGACACAATCTTAAACTTGACAGATATAACTAGTACACGAAAAATTTGAGAGACAACTTATAAAGATATACAAATGAATTATCCTAAGTGAGATGTATTCAATCcagagttttgatgatttttagtGACTTTCTCAAATGATagacttttatggatttgatatatttttattgacttttacagaatctcacagatttatGTGGATTCATATAGaattttttgcaagatttttatatatttttgtgaaatttttttttagaattttataaattttatacttaatcataacatattattttttattaatttctttgaaccaataattaattgacatatataacatatttagTTTAAATAATTTTCCAATATTTGtattaataaatacatttacttatttaaaagttaaatcatttaatccttacatgtgtatatatgtgaatttgtatgcatgtttgtaaattttttaaaatacatcaattggTTAATTTGTAAACTTGTTTTTGAATTGAaaatatacatgtgaaaagaaTATATTTAACATTGTGtggatataattttttataaaaatatcatagcttgcatattaattgaaaatgctaaaaagaatttaaaaaatcgtAGTTCTTACGaggctattcaattattaagaattaagcaACATTTTTTtgtcatcttttattattattgaatattacattaatttgtataaattataaattaaaaatcacaaaatcaattttagaattcaaaattttgtatgatattaaaataaaaattagtaaataaacaatcaacaaaaaaatgaaatttttgaaaaggaAATATggaaatatatatagagatacacttcgaaaattcagagagtGATAGAGATAGATGAGAGGAAGAGAAGATAAGAAGAGCGGCGATGTGAAGCGACATAGAgagaaataaatagcttatgtatgagttagaagttttaaaaatcctttcaaatatttgggttgaaccaaatacaatttttgacaatttattgTTATACATTAGgttttaatgtttgtatgttaatgaattccatgaaattattaaaagtctattgaaaatttgaatacatATAAACTTTTATAGGGTTTTTAAAAGTTAATGTTGAATatcacttgactttttaaaagtatatgaaagtctattttgaatacAACTAGACTTCTATAGAGTATGTAAAAGTCTTAATTGAATACATCTATACTTTTAAAATCTAAAAAAGTCAATAAATCTTCTACATTGAATACATCTCCCTAAATTTTTTTGATGATATGAGAATTCATGACCGTTACTATTCGATGCACACTAGGGTAAACTTCTCAATAGTCTACAAATCACGTTACTCATATATTACAATGCTGACAATCCATATGTGACAAGATCGCCagaaaaaatattgattaagAGAATCAAACTCTCAATTATTGATCAAACATTGATATACTCGGTCAACTCAAACGTATATTAATGTGAATTATCCTAATTTTGTGTTATTAGCTTGTTACCACACAAAGCTCGGTGCACTTCACCACACCAAAGTAAAACCCACAGTAGAAAAATCAACTTCTGTATTTCCCAGAGATTTCGAGTCCGCCAAATTCATTTTGTAGTATTTTTTTCTTTGACCGAATCACTTTCTTTCATTCATCCTCTAATCTTCTTGGGTTTCGCTCTTCAGATTCATTCGTTTACTCGAAAACCCACTTATTGGCATGTTTTGAGGTTTTTTGATCGGTCGATCGATCGATGAAGTTGAATTCGGGATCTGATTGTTTTGGGAACGGAGAAAGGTTTCCTCCGGGATTCAGGTTCCACCCCACCGATGAGGAGCTCGTACTTTTCTATCTCAAGAGGAAAATATGCAAGAAACGATACGGTCTGGATGTTATAGCAGAAACTGATGTTTACAAGTGGGATCCGGAGGAGTTGCCAGGTAGTTTCAGTATTTAATCGTTTTTACTATCTGCCAATccaaaaaaattagaatttcggatttaatttttaaagaattaagTTTCCCCCTAAACAATTTAATACTTTGCTCCCAAATCTTGTCTCCGCCCATGGCTGCTATCATTATATTTACCTCTTTGATGATCTTTATTGTGTTTTTTTCCCTATATTTGTGTTAGTGGTCTGAGCGCTGACTTTTTTATggttgttttttttgtttttctggGGTGGTGTGCGGTGGGTTTATCGTCTGTTGTCCGggatttttttattgattgatgtttttattaaggtTTATAATGTGTTTGCGTTTTCTAGATTGTTTCTTGTGTTACAGATCTGTATTTTATTCGCGTAGAGCTGATGATAGTTTTGAGTCAACGCTACATATGATTAGTTTGatctataaattttattttttccagGGATTGGGCTGATTGTTTGTAAATGGCgctaaacaaaattttcaatctCTTGTTAGGGAAAATGAAACTGAAATGAGAGCTGCGTTGGTAGTATACCTTGTGTTTATGTCGTGAATATGCATATTTGAGATTGTGTGCAGCTGCAAAAACtttttttgcaaaataaatCCTTGATTTATTAGTTTGAATCCTGTGTTTTGGAACCGGTATTTTTTTGCCTGGATATGTGCACAAGCGGTTGAGTCATGTAgacaaaaaatatttgtttcagAGGTTAAATATCGATCTGGTCGTTATCCGCGTTGTTATTTGTGTTTGCCGACTCTTATTGACGTAGTATTGAAATTGTGAGATTGTGAATAACTTATGTGTGAATTTGTGTATCCAGACGTGGCATTTTCTTGGTgttgatattttttattcttgTTTGAGATCTGTGCAAATTGTTTGGCATTATCGAAACTTTCATAATCATGGCTTGATCCTTCTATTTACTCTCCTTTCACATTATGAAATGCAGGGTTATCAAAATTGAAAACTGGTGACAGGCAATGGTTCTTCTTCAGTCCTAGAGACAGGAAATACCCAAATGCATCAAGATCTAGCAGAGCAACAATTCATGGATATTGGAAAGCAACTGGGAAGGACCGTACCATCACTTATGGATCTTGTTCTGTTGGTAATAAGAAAACTCTTGTTTTCTACAGAGGTCGGGCACCTTGCGGAGAGCGCACAGATTGGGTGATGCATGAATATACTTTGGATGAAGAAGAgctaaaaaaatgtttaaatcCTATGAATTACTATGCTCTATGCAAGGTGTACAAGAAAAGTGGACCTGGTCCCAAAAACGGTGAGCAATACGGTGCATTTTTTCGGGAGGAAGACTGGGACGAGGACAATCTTGAAGTTCAATCCATTGTCGAACTGGAGAACCTGGTAAAGAAATCTAATAAAATCACACCTATCGAACATCTTAGTACAGTTAATTGCCAACAGCAGTCCTTACTTGATGATCTCGAGGAGATCATGAACCAAATAGAAGAGGAGCCACTACCTCCTCTTAAGCATCTTGCTGTTGATTGTGGCCATGGCGTGGACCAGTTTGCTGGCCAGGAGGTAGCTCAGAGTCCTTTAATCAGCAGTCATCCGAGGGACGTGTCTTTACCCGTGCTTCAACCATGCAACCATCAAACTTTTGTGCAGACTAGATTTGACCTTACGATGTCAGGCCCAACTCAATTTCAAATCTACGAGGCACCTGAAGTCAATTTTATTCCAAATATTAACAGTCTTGATCATCCAGAAACTGATGATAATTTTCTTGAAGATTTTCTTGAAATGGATGATCTAAATGATCCAGAACCAACCACAAAAAATCTTGCATCGGATGACTTAGAGAAGCTGCAGATTGACGGTTTTAGTGAGTTTGACTTTTTCCAAGATGCATCCTTATCCATTCCTGAATTTGGGGTAAATGAGCCTGGGCAAATTTCTCAACAATACTTGAATGGTTTTGAAATTGGAGTTACGAACCCGATTTCAAGCTCGtacttgaaaaataatgaaaatggtACGGTGAGTCACCTGCTGCAGTCCCAATCAAATGATGAATATACAACCAACTCCCAGCTGTGGACAGATGAGCACGGATTCAGTGTTTTCAATGCCACAGAAGGAAATCAAGGCTTCATTCCATCATCAACTGCAGGTACTAAGGTTATTGCGAACTTCGGTGACGCcttatattattttgaatgacgAAATGCGATATTTGAACAGATGCAGATGTATATTTGATTTTACTTCGTCTTAGTTTTTATGACTAGACATTTAATTTCTTCCTAAACCAAATATCCTCATGTTTTTGTGCTTGCACACCATTTATTCTCATTTATTCATTAAATCTAATGGAGCTCTTGATCAGATGAATGGTATGGGAAGACCATGTCATCTTCAAGATGGTGAAAACTCTCGTGCCCACGTAAAGCGGGGGAGTTTCTGCCACCGCAAGAGCTTTTATTCAGATGAAGTAATATTAGACTCTATTCTGATTGGTTAGCCATTTATTTTTTTGCCATGTATAGGCTTGATACATCAGAATCGAAGTAATGATTTTGATACACATTTTCACGGATCGAATGAAAACGGAAGCAACAAACAGGACGATGGTACAGACTCATGGTTTTCATCCGCACTCTGGTCCTTCGTGGAGTCTATACCTACAACTCCTGCTTCTGCTTCTGACAGCGCTTTGGTAAATAGGGCTTTTGAACATATGTCTAGTTTTAGCAGGGTAAGACTAAATGCTAGAAACTCGAATGTTGCTGCAGGTAATGCCTCTGCAACTTCAAGAAAATCTAGATATGgttttctttgtttttctttactTGGCATATTGTGTGCTGTATTTGGGCTGCTGATTGGAACTTCTGTGAGAGTGATCAGTTGAATTATATGTACATGGAAAGTCTTATTTGCTTTTAAATCAGTGTAATCTCATTTGAGATTTGCAAATGGTATAATCTATGCTGCACCTGTTGATATACCTCTGAGTGCTCTGATTGGTAACAAATCATGTGAATGATGGATCAGATACTGGGTATGACTTGTCAGTGTGAAATTTACATGATCCATAAGCATCATACGAAGTGCATGGCTCCATGTGTAGCCATAGAATATACCGTATGTCACATGCATTTCCCTCTGTTTCCATTTACAACTCAGTTAAGAACAAGATTGAaaccttttcttttgtttaaaTACTTCTCGGtcaacttgttttttttttaatccgaAGTTATTTTCTCTTGTTGGACTTCTCTATGCATTATACAATATCATTGCACTACTAATCCATAATTATGCCACCAGCAGACACTCTCAAGGTGTTTTAATACATTTTGGAGTATGAGatttgtatatatttattaaGAAAATAGTATATAAAATTATAGTATATTTATTAAAGGACGGACACTACCGAAATGTAACTCGAGATTCTTCAATGAAACGTGAggaagaaaaaagaaagaatttgGAAAATTGCAAGCAACTGGATGATCGATGCATGGTGCAAAGATTACCTATTTGTTGGCTGATTGAGGTGAAGAGGGGTTGCAGACTGAAGAGTGaattagtgtgtgtgtgtgtctctatataatatatatacacatatatatatattcatcgTGTGAAGATCCTATTGTACAATTTACGTTGAAATTTCGTAAAATTCAAATGGATTTTCCAAGTTCGTACCTAGCTCTGTGTAGTGTAGCAATATCCTGTAATAGATATGAAtaactattttatttttttattttagcaAACTGAAGCAAATAAACAACTAAGCGTATTGaattatgataatatatattatcGAGACTTCGGTTGCAGGAAATGAATctggaaaataaaatattctagtAAATTATCTACCACAAAGTAATTGAACTAATTGTGTGTTTTTTGGAAAGATTTATAATTCGAGTATTGGCATGTTTGTCAGATGATTTGATCAAGTGAAGATTTGATTGTGACGAGTCATGTTTTCTTGCTCCATGTTATAACTAATGAAGTTTCAAAAATGAAGATACACAAAATTTTACATACCTTTAATTCGATATGACGAGTCAAATACTTTGAAGTTTCTTGTAGTTTTATGTTATTCGAGCAGCGAGGTCTGAGTCAGGATGTGACCGACCTGAATATGACTGAGCTAACTGTAACAGAGCTGGATTATGCATGGACGAACAAACGTTAGAAGACACCAGAAGTATTTTCCGTTAGATGTAATcggatgatttttttttatcaaacattCGAATGGAAGAAATACGATCTATTAACGAGTTAACATTATCTCAATCTTATATAAATATTATCCAAACTCAAATGTTAACTATTataaaaatccaaaaaatttaaaaaacaaaaccaTATAATTTTAATACAACATcctaaagtatatatataataacgTACGCACACGTCGAGCACTGATTTTTCATTACATTTCTAACATTTCCCTACATTCCCATTCCTACACCTGTTTCATCCCCGCCGCGTAAAGCTGCAACGGTGGCACTCCTCCGTTTCCACCATCCAGTTGCTGAGAAATGGTTGCTACCGTTCACCTTCAAGTGTTGTTTTCCTGCCGCTTAGCTTGGAGAGTATTGATCTTGCCAGGCTGCAGCCTTCGGAGAAGAAGCCACATAACCCTAATAAGCACCCCACTGCTACcacttctttttcttttttcttcattCAAAACCAAATATAAAGACTGAAAAAACGATAATATTCAAATCAATAAGATATAGACAGGAGTTCAGAGTTCTCCATGTGGCGtaatttatattgtttttctttttgttttttgaaaTTCGAGAAGTGAAATGATAATAACGTTTACTAGTGACTAGTGGTGAGCATTCGGTCGGTGCGGTAATCGAATTAACCATAATCGAACCGAACCGATCGAAATAATTTTCATAACCGATGAAAACCGAACCGAAATAAAATCGGTTAATTTGGTCggtaaccgaattaaccgattagatttaaaaaaaaattgtgatttaactttagttatatatgtaatttttcttgAACACTACAGTCTATACAGatgcataaaaatgtaaaatcacacacatcacaaaatgtataagttttgtttgaatacaattaatacatgttttttttataaaataacataacaTGGGCGGAATCGTCTCGACCGGTGATGAGAGATGGGTGGACGACGGATAAAGTCAAGAGTGGAGAATAGAGAAGTGGGAACGAGAAAGCCAAGGTGTTtagaattatattaaaattagagttgattttaaaatttaaatatatataaaaattgataaataataaaaatttattaaataatagtatttattatatatgttaattca is a window encoding:
- the LOC142551415 gene encoding NAC domain-containing protein 17-like, which translates into the protein MKLNSGSDCFGNGERFPPGFRFHPTDEELVLFYLKRKICKKRYGLDVIAETDVYKWDPEELPGLSKLKTGDRQWFFFSPRDRKYPNASRSSRATIHGYWKATGKDRTITYGSCSVGNKKTLVFYRGRAPCGERTDWVMHEYTLDEEELKKCLNPMNYYALCKVYKKSGPGPKNGEQYGAFFREEDWDEDNLEVQSIVELENLVKKSNKITPIEHLSTVNCQQQSLLDDLEEIMNQIEEEPLPPLKHLAVDCGHGVDQFAGQEVAQSPLISSHPRDVSLPVLQPCNHQTFVQTRFDLTMSGPTQFQIYEAPEVNFIPNINSLDHPETDDNFLEDFLEMDDLNDPEPTTKNLASDDLEKLQIDGFSEFDFFQDASLSIPEFGVNEPGQISQQYLNGFEIGVTNPISSSYLKNNENGTVSHLLQSQSNDEYTTNSQLWTDEHGFSVFNATEGNQGFIPSSTAGLIHQNRSNDFDTHFHGSNENGSNKQDDGTDSWFSSALWSFVESIPTTPASASDSALVNRAFEHMSSFSRVRLNARNSNVAAGNASATSRKSRYGFLCFSLLGILCAVFGLLIGTSVRVIS